The Tolypothrix sp. PCC 7712 region GACCCTAGAGATATTACAACTGTGTTGGTGTACCGCCAGAAAGGTAATAAAGAAGAGTTTCTAGCAAGGGCATTTGCTCAGGATTTGGAGACTGAGCAATTATCTCTGGATGAGGCTAAAGCTAGTAGTCGCAAGATTCGGCAAGCAGGAAAGATGATTAGCAATCACGCAATGTTGGCAGAAGTGCGCGATCGCGAAACATTCATTACCCGAAAGAAAACCAAAAAAGAACGTCAAAAAGCAGAACAGGCTGTAGTTGAAAAGGCTAAAAAACCTGTGCCTGTTCAACCAGAGGAAGAAATTGAAGTGGCATCTGTTGACGGTGAGACAGAATACCAGATGCCAGAGGTATTTGATTACGAACAAATGCGTGAAGATTACGGGTGGTAAAAAATGACTTTAAAACAAGCTCAAACAGTTGCACAACAATTAGGTGATATTCCAGTAAATGGTGAAAAATTACAAGTAGAAATTGATAGATTGAACCGGAAGACTTTTATCCTCTTGGAGCAAGTTAAAATTCTTAATGACTGGCTAGAAGGAAAGCGTCAAGCTCGTCAGTCTGGTCGTATTGTAGGAGAGTCCAGAACTGGTAAAACAATGGGTTGTGATGCCTACAGACTTCGGCATAAACCCAAGCAAGAAGTAGGAAAACCACCATTAGTACCTATTGCTTTTCTCGAAGACATACCCTCCGAGTGTAGTGCTAAGGATTTGTTCAATGAGATTCTTAAGCATTTAAAGTATCAAATGACTAAGGGAACTGTAGCTGAGATTAGAGAACGTACATTTCGGGTTCTTAAGGGTTGCGGGGTTGAGATGCTAATCATTGATGAAGCTGACCGCTTGAAACCCAAAACTTTTGCTGAAGTGCGAGATATTTTTGACAAGTTGGAAATTGCGGTGATTTTGGTGGGTACGGACAGATTAGACGCTGTAATCAAGCGAGATGAGCAAGTTTATAACCGTTTTCGTGCATGTCATCGTTTTGGTAAGTTTTCTGGGGAAGATTTTAAGCGAACTGTGGAGATTTGGGAAAAACAAGTTTTAAAACTGCCAGTTGCTTCTAATCTTTCCAACAAGACGATGCTCAAAACTTTAGGTGAGGCAACAGGGGGTTATATTGGTTTGCTGGATATGATTTTGAGAGAATCAGCAATTCGGGCTTTAAAGAAAGGATTACCAAAGATTGACTTAGAAACCCTAAAGGAAGTAGCAGCAGAGTACAAATAATGGAAGTTCCAGAGATTCAACCTTGGCTGTTTCAAATAGAACCTTTAGAGGGAGAAAGTTTGAGTCACTTTTTAGGGCGTTTTCGACGAGCAAATGATTTAACGCCTACTGGGTTAGGTAAAGCAGCAGGACTTGGCGGTGCGATCGCACGTTGGGAAAAATTTCGGTTTAATCCGCCTCCTACCCCTCAGCAGTTGGCAGCATTAGCTGTTGTGGTAGCGGTTGATGTCGATAGGTTAAAGCAGATGTTGCCACCTCTTGGTGTGGGCATGAAAATGGAGCCGATTCGGTTATGTGCAGCTTGTTATGTTGAGTCGCCTTGTCACAAGATTGATTGGCAGTTGAAGGTGACACAAAGATGTGCGAGCCACAATTTAACTTTGTTATCAGAATGTCCAAACTGTGGGGCAAGGTTTAAACATCCGGCGTTATGGGTATATCCCTGGTGTCATAGGTGTTTTTTTAGGTTTACCGATATGGTGAAATACCAGAAATTTGTATACTCTTCGTTATAGAGCAATTTGATAAATATTAGATTTGTAATAATCAAAAATAAGATAAAAATGTCTGAAATTTCATCAAATAAAAAGAATAATCAATCAGATTTTGAGCGATTATTTATTAATTACATTTTTTCTAATAAAAAATTAAGGCAAATATATGAATGCTTAGAGGTACAACAGCAATCAGGTCAAATTAATCTAACTATAGATGAACCGTTAACAGGAAAGTCTATAGCTTGTCAAATTGACAGTCAATCAGATTTTAAGCTATTATTTATTAATTACATTTTTTCTAATAGACAATCAAGGCTATTATATGAATGGTTAGACGTACAACGGCAATCACGTCATAATAATCTAATCATAGGTGAACCCTCAATAGGAAAGTCTATAGCTTGTCAAATTTACGCTTATAAGAATAAAATTCAGCACCTAATAGATACCTCACCTATTGTACCTATTGTCTATATTGATCCACCATTTTGTGCTAGTGCTAAAGACATCTTCCTAGCAATTATTGGGTTCTTAGATAGCGCAAGTACAGACTTGCATTTAGCAGCTTTACGAGAGAAAGCGCGTTGCCTATTGAAAGATTGTGGAGTAGAAATGTTAATTATTGATGATACTGTCCACTACAGTAATAAAGTTTTCACTGATATTATATCTATTTGTGAACCAATAAATATTGCCGTCATTCTGGTAGGTACACAATGCCTCTACTCTTATATATACGGTAATATGCATCTTAACCCTCGGTTTAACAATATTTATCGTTTCGGACACTCGGGAGTAGATGCAACAGAGCCACTTATAACCTTCTACTAGGAAAAATATGTATAAAACTTAACAAAGCATTAAATTTAGTAGGCGAACCAATGTTCGATATTGTGAACCAAACTTGTCAAAGGTATCATTGAAGGATAGAAACGTATTTTTAAAGCGCTAGCTATACAAGCTTGGAAAGATGGATTGAGGAATATTGAGGTAGCAATCTTAAAAAAATTGTACAGTGTCACATGTGATAGCAGTTCAATAAACTATGTAGGAAGGTTGAAATTTTTGACATTTTGGATTGATACTTGGTATAAGCTATATTTTGTAAAATTTATATAAGTTAAGTAGCAAAGTATCACAAGTTTCCGTGATTGTAAGCCTGTATAATCCCTTAGTATTTTCCGCAATGTTTAGCCACCAATAATCCCCCCTTACTTTACTGGAGAAAAAAGTAGCAAAGGGGGATATTGTATGTTCCAACGAACAAGAGAATTGATATTTAGTTAGGGCTAATCCAGGATCGTGGCAGTAGATATTCCTCAGTGAGCGCAAGTAAGTAATCAGAGCATCCTGAATGCGATCGCTTATAGTTTCTATGATGAAACGATATTGGATGAGAAAAGAACATTGGATTAAAATGCGTTAGCAAAGCTCCTCTGAAAGAGGCTCGCTAAAAATTAAATTGACCCCGAAAATGACTAAATTATGGGGTAATTTACTCTAGTTGCTCGACTGCCGGATTGAAAATGATTGTGAGGCGTTGCATTTGGTATCAGTCGGTGTAGAGCTTGGGAATGAGCTTCCGCATCACTCCGGCGGCGAAAACGAGCAACTATCTGGTGTTGCATATTAGCCCTGTTTTGTCACTCTGGCAGTAGTATAATAAGGTAAAAATGCTAGAACCAAGACACAGAGCATGGTACAGCCCCGTCCAGCCGCACCAACAGTCAAATTTGTGGACGAATATTGCCAGTGGTATAAAAGTCTGTTTCCAGATGTTAGGAGTTTCGAGGCTTTTAAATATCTCCATGTAGGCTGCATTTCTGATCTAAAACGTAAAACATTGCCAGAAATAGCAAAAATCGTAGGATTAGATAACCAGCAAGGGTTGCATCATTTTCTAACTACATCACCTTGGGATATAGAAAAGTTAAGAACCTTAAGGTTAGAGTTAATTTTACAAGTGCTAAAAGGTAGACCAATCATTTTAATTATTGATGAGACAGGGGATAAAAAGAAAGGGAGCAAGACAGATTATGTGAAACGGCAGTATATAGGAAATTTGGGAAAAACAGATAATGGAATTGTGGCAGTGACAGTATATGGTGTTTTCTGTGGGATGACATTTCCATTACTGTTTGAAGTGTATAAACCCAGGGAAAGATTACAGGCAGGAGATAAGTACCGCACTAAACCAGAAATAGCAGCAATACTGATAAAAAAGCTACAATCAATGGGTTTTAAATTCAACTTAGTACTTGCAGATAGCTTATATGGAGAGAGTGGTAAGAATTTCATATCTGTATTAGATGAACTAAACTTGAACTATATAGTAGCGATTCGGTCAAATCATTATGTAGAAATACTTCCACGACAACATATTCAATATTTAAAGTGGCAGAAGTTTCAAAGGGTATTCTCTGACTTGAGTCGGGAAAATCGATTTATTAGAGAAATTATTCCGGGAAAACGTGGAGAACTTAGATATTGGCAAATTACTACAGATCCAGAAAATTTGCCTGATAACACTACTTGGTATGTGATGAGTAAATATCCAGACATTACGCCAAGAGAAGTTGGAAATTTTTACGGTTTAAGAACTTGGGTCGAGTACGGGTTAAAACAAAGTAAGAATGAATTAGGTTGGTCAGATTTTCGCCTGACTCACTACCCAGATATTGAGCGATGGTGGGAAATTATTTGCAGTGCTTATTTAATGGTTAGTCTGCATTCGGAGCAACTGTTTCAGTCTCCATCACAACGAGAGTCAAAATTTGTTTCACATCCTTGGTGGGATAATGGAAATGGCTGGAAGAACATTCTTAACAATCTTCGTTTGATTATTCAACCTTTTACTTTATTTAATCTGATATATCCCTGGTTAACGGTTTTTCCTATTCCTCAATTAGCTTTGGGTTTTTTTAAACTTCAATCTATTATTTATAGCCTCACCAGTTCAATTTTTATATCCCTGATTCACCCTGATTTCTACTTTTCCTCTGCCTAGAGTGACAAAAGAGGGTTAGGAAAATGGCGAACTATACACCAAGGATTCAGCTTTTCAATGTAGGTCACAAAAACCTCCCGATCATACCTATGATTTAGCTAGTGAATTGCAGTTGAAGAATAGACAAAAGTTGCTTGAACATTCCCAAAACTAAAGCCACCCTACTGTGAGAGTGGCTGGTGAAAAAATGTCAGGATGACATTGCAATTGGTTGACCTTTCGATTCCTACTTATGTCCTGTCAGAGAACAGAGTATTTTCAGAAATTCTTCGGGAATTTCCTCGAAGTGTTCTAGCAGGAAGTCCATCAAGGCAAGATGGCGCAAATCGCTGGGCATAGGACTGCTCCTCTAAGTCACAGAGAGCAATACGAGCAACGGCGCTCCCAAAAGATAATCTTTTACTATGCTACAAAGTATCAAATGACAAAGGGAACAGTAGCGGAGATGAGAGACAGAAAGCTACTGTCCAAGTTTCATGGGAAATACCTGAAGCGAACTGTAGAAATTTGGGAAAAGAAGGTTTTGCAGTTACCAGTTGCTTCACATACAATCTTCAGCATCGCTGGAAAGATTGTATGTGAAGCAACTGGGGATTATATTGTTTAATTGATATGATTCTGAGAGAGGCAGCAATAAGTGCATCGAAGAAAAAATTACAAAAGATCGATTTGGCAAAACTTCAGGAAGTAACAGAAGAATACAAATAATGGAAGTAGTAGAAATTCAACTTTGGTTATTTCAAGTAGAACCATTAAAAGGAGAAAGTCTTAGTCACTTTTTAGGACGCTTTCGACGAGCAAATGGGTTAACGCCTGCTAGGTTAGGTAAGGAAACAGGACTTGGGAGCGCGATCGCACGTTGGGAAAAATTTCGGTTTAATCCTCCTCCTACCCCTGAACAGTTAGAAGCATTAGCTGTTGTTTTAGGGGTTGATGTGGATAGGTTAAAGCAGATGTTGCCACCTGCTGGAGTGGAAATAAAAAGGGAAACTGTTCGGCTATGTGCTGCTTGTTATGTTGAGTCGCCTTATCACAAAATTGAGTGGCAGTTGAAGGTGATACAAGGATGCCTGAGCCACGATTTAACCTTGTTGTCAAAATGTCCAAACTGTGGGGCAAAATTTAAGACTCCAGCAGTGTGGCAGGATAGTTCATGCCAGCAATGTTCTCTGACTTTTGCTGATATGGTAAAGTATCAAAAGTCTTATTGATTACTGACTTAGTACAATCATAAATAATATTTTTCAAATGTTAATCAGTAATAATCCCCCCTTGCTTTGATGAAAAAAAGGTGGCAAGGGGGGATATTTTATGTTTCAACAGATAAGAAAACTCACTACAAATTAAATTTGCTCCCAGAATGACCGAATTATGGAGTAATTTGCTCTGGTTGCTCGACTGCCGCATTAAAAATGATTGAGAAAGTTGCATTTGGTATCAGCCGATGTAGAGCTTGTGAATGAGCTTCTGCATCATTCCGGCGGCGAAAACGAGCAACTATCTGGTGTTGCATATTAGGAAAATGGCGGACTATACACCAAGGATTTAGCTTTTCAATGTAGGTCACAAAAACCTCCCGATCATACCTATGATTTAGCTAGTGAATTGGAGTTGAAGAATAGACAAAAGTTACTTAAACATTCCCAAGACTAAAGCCACCCTACTGTGAGAGTGGCTGGTAAAGAAATGTCAGGATGACATTGCAATTGGTTGACAGTTCGACTTCCCTCACCGTCAATTTTTCGATTCCTACTTATGCCCTGTGAGAGAACAGAGTATCTTCAGAAATTCTTCGGGGATTTCCTCGAAGTGTTCTAGCAGGAAGTCCATGAGGGCAAGATGGCGTAAATCACTGGGCATGGGACTGCGGTAATTACGTCCCTTGGAAAACCAACGCCTGACAGTTGAAAGTGAACGGGAGCAAATCCGAGCGATCGCTTCGTGATTGACATCCCATTTGGCATAAAAATTCTTGGGTGTCATTCCTAGTTGACAATGGCTATATAGATCAATCAAATTTTGCTCTCGTGCTTGTAAAGGACGCGGATTAGTCATAGCATTGGTTCCGCTTCCAATGGTTCTAAATCTTCTTCCCAGGCAATATCGGCAGATGCCCAAGCGGTACTGGGGCTATCTTTGCTCAAGCAAATGAGGTAACACCAAGTCCAGCAGCAAAGATGGGGAGCAAAGCTATAAAATCTGCCGATCGCAGTTCCCCAATCGGTGTCAGAACCAATCCAACGCAATTTATCGCCATACAAAAAGCGGGGTGTCTTTGCTGTATTAGGAAAGTCTTCGGGTAAATCAACAGAACTCGGAGAAAATTTCTGGTTAATTAATCTTGGGAGTAAATCCTGGCGATTGAGCGCCATCGCACTCAAATAATTAGCAATCAGTTCGGCATCGATACTCTGAGTTAGTTGAGAAATCAACAACGCTGCTAAACTTTCTTGTTCTTGCTGTTGACAGTAATTGCTGAGTTTCGCCAATACTTCAGCAATACCGAAGTCATCTAAGGCTTGTTGATAACCTCTGTATTGATCTGTTTTGTGGCAAACAGGTCTTAACATGGAATATGTCTCCTGTGAAAGGGAGCCAGAAGCCAGCGTCAGCCGTGGAAAGTTGTGCGCTGGCTTTTGACTTATCAGTAATTATACATAAATTTGATGTATTTCTATTTAAATTTATTTGTTTTTAGTGATTTAATATAAAAATACATAGTAAATCTGATAATAATCACATGGGGAAAGTAACACTGAGTATTTACATGGAAGAAGAAGACAAAGAAGCTCTGCAACAACTGGCGGATGCAGAGGAGCGTTCTTTGTCGCAAATGGCGGTGTTAATTCTCAAACGAGCGATTAGACAAGCGCAGGCGGATGGAACGATTTCGCCGCCTGGTAAGGGGAAGTGAGGCGATGATCGTCCGTTGAGAAAAGTTTCGGTTTAACCCCCCTGCTTCTCGCCAGCAGTTGGAGGCATTAACTAGGGTTCTAAGGGTTTGGGGAGATGAAAAACAAACAAAAAATCTCTAATATTTTCTTTACTTGATTTCTACTTTTATCCTCCTTTTTCGCTTTCATGTTGTGCTGGAAGTGCAACACGCCCATGATAACTGTAGTAACGTTGGAAGAAGTCTTCTAAATAGGGACTTACAAAGACGCTGCGCCTTTGAACTTTATTTATACTTATTTGATAGTATAAAAACTCCGGGTCTACTGCAAAAACTTTCTTAAAGTCTGCGGTTAACTCTGCTAATCCTTCTTTTGTTAAATCACACTCTAAAGGTATTTTTTCAAAAAAATGAAACTGCTTATTACAATTTGTTTTGACAAGATTCCATTTTTCAGAATTCATCTGATACGTATTTCTATCCTGTCTAATTTCTTGAGCTTGATATATCTCACAACAAAGTATGGAGTTCAATAGTTTATTCTGTTTATCTGTTGTTTGCCTAGCTTTATAATCCCAATCTAGGTCACAATCTTGACTAACAACAATTGCGTAAGGATGAATTATTGGTTTAAACTGCGTTTTATCTAGCTCTGGCGATGCTTCGTTAGGAACAGGTATAAACTGTATTACTCCCGTTAAAATTTCCCCTTGTCTAAGAGCTTCTTTTTCATCAGAGGCTCGATAAATTAAACTTTTGGGCATGATGAAAGCTATTCAAAATCAATAATTAAAGGTGGTCTGACTTCGCTAGGCAATAAGTTGCCAGTAATTACTCCTAAACTTTGGGGTAAGGTAGTTTGTTGTAAATCAGACCCACTATCGTTATAGTATTCCACCATCCTTTCAAGCGCTTCTGATGCTTCTTGTAAACCTTCTGTTGTAGAAGTCGCAAAAAGCATACTAATTAAACTTAAACATTTGACTAATAGAACGCTATTTTGATGTAATTGGCTGGGCAATTCAGCCGTAAAAGGTGACTCTATCGATATTCTAATATTTAAATTTGCTGTATTAAGTGATAAAGTTTCCCAAGGAGATATTTGGGTAGGAGTGGATATTACTTCGTACCTTTGCCCTATTATATTATTGTTTTTAGCACCACCAGTTATTATTTGCATAGAGTTATATGGTTTGAGGTCGCATTGCACTGTGTAATTCTTCGGTGATACTCCAGCGGAAAAGATTTCTGGCTGTACGATTTGCTTGGTCGAATGTATTCCAGACATTTTCACCTCTTTCTAACTTTCTCTCTGTAAAAAAATCAGCGTCTAATAAATAAGCTGTTTCATCGATATTTTTTTCTATGTCTCTAATTTGAACAAGTCCATGATTAAAATTAACTTGACCAAATTCAGTTCGTAATTGTAAATTTTTGACAAAATTTATTATCGATTCTTCTAACTCTGGAGTATGTAGTTCAGATGCAATATATTTAGGTATTAATTCAATCCATTCTTTGTTGGTAATGTTTAGCTTTGACCTAATGATTAAATCCCGATATCTTAAACCTATTCTTGAATAAAATGATGGATTATATATTTTCTCGAAAATTTCTACAGCATTTTTAAATCTTTCAATAAATTTTTCATATCTTTCATATTTGTTAGTAACAAGTGTAATGGAGTTTTTGTCTATAGAAAGCTGCCAACTTAAATCTTCTGATTTAAACTGATATGTCACCTCACTAGCAATGTTTGAGTTAAATTGGGTTAAAAGGTTTGATAATTCAACTGGTATTTGCAAGTTTCTAGAAGCTTCAAAAATAGGGTATTCAAATCTTACGCTATCTTGAAAATCTACAGGTTCTTGACTTGTAATTTTCAGAATAGTTGGAAATCTAATTTGAGCAATCACCTCGATTAGAGGATTGTACTCATAAATGACTCTTTCATAATCTGGGAGCTTCATCTTTAAAAAATGCTAAGACCAAGTGAGACAACCTTTTATCTTATAGAGTAGCCTAATTCTGAGCATTAGTCAGTGATGTTTCCCACACTTAAAAGTGATAGCTGGCAATTTTATTGCTGGCTATAGGTAAAGTTTATGTTCCCGTTACCTCTGACATCCGGAAACACAAGGATTAGAACCCAATGAATATGGCTATTTCTGGTTAAAGTTGTTCTTCGTGAACTATTTTCACAAACGCCCGTAAATTCCTCTCCCTCTCCTCTCTATCAGGCAAATCAGCAGATAGAAAGCACTTAAACACCTTGGCGTGGTTTGGTAAGAGCAAATGTACTAGTTCATGAACAATAACGAACTCTCCTACTTCTTTTGGCAAATCTAATAACTCTGTGTTAAGTGTCAAGCTTCCTGTAGTGATAGAAATTGATTGGCAAAGGTATTTTTATCAACATCGAGCTTTTGGCGTTCTTCCTCTGCTTCGACACATACGTTGGCTATTTCATCTAATTGAACTAAAGTCTCGTGTGCTTCTATTTGGCGGTTTTTAAAGGCTTGACGAACTTTTTCGGCGCGATCGCATCTCGCTCCCGCACCCAACCCACTTACACTTCGCTGACAGTTTTTGCCTCTAGGTTCTCGGTGATACTTTGGAAGAGTTCCAACGCTGCTTCTAAATCCTCAGCAATCTCTAAAGCTAAAACATCCGGTGCTGGGAGGTTATCAGAGTCTTCTAAACTCTCATCCCTCAGCCAGAAAATATCCAGACTGACTTTATCGCGTTGTATCAGTTCTTCATAGCTAAAGGCTCGAAACCTTTCTGTTTCCTGGCGTTCCTGCCGATTTTGAGCATTAAAGCATTGGATAAAGTCTTGCAAGTTCTCGTAGCGGAGGGGATTGGTTTTCAGGGTAAAGTGCTGATTGGTTCTGAAATCGTAAATCCACAGTTTTTTAGTCCAGGGATCGGCGCTAGCGGGTTTGCGGTCAAAGAATAACACGTTAGCTTTGACACCTTGAGCGTAGAATATACCTGTTGGCAATCTCAGCAGGGTATGTACATCACATTCGTGCAGTAATTTCTTGCGGATGGTTTCACCAGCACCACCTTCAAACAGGACGTTATCAGGAACGACAACCGCAGCTTTACCATTGATTTGCAGTAGGGTTTTGACGTGCTGGAGAAAGTTTAGCTGTTTGTTAGATGTGGTAGCCCAAAAGTCATCACGGCGATAAACGACCTTTTCTTTGTCTGCTTTGCCATCGTCGTTGAAAACAGTGATGCTGCTTTTTTTACCGAAGGGTGGATTTGTTAATACTAATTCAAAGCGATCGCCTGGATCTGCCATTAAGCTATCTTTAGCATCAACAGGACTTTCATCACCAGCAATACCGTGTAAATACAGATTCATCGCACAGAGGCGCACTACCCCATCAGCAACATCAAATCCTTTAAAGGTTTGATTTTTCAGGAATTGCTTTTGGGCTTTATCGAGTTTGTAATTTTTGGTAATGGTGTCATTAGCCACCAAGAAAAAACCACCTGTACCGCAAGCAGGATCGCAGATACGTTGTCCTGGTTGGGGTTGCATGACTTCGACAATGGCTTTAATTAATGCCCTTGGCGTAAAATACTGACCTGCACCGCCTTTGACATCTTCAGCGTTCTTTTGCAGCAATCCTTCGTAAATTTCCCCTTTTACGTCGATATCTAAACCAATCCAAGTTTCTGAGTTGATGAGTTCTACCAGTCGCTTGAGTTTGGCGGGGTCTTGAATTTTGTTTTGCGATTTGCGAAAGATAACGCCCAATAGCCCTTTTTCTTTACCCAGGTTTTCTAAGGTGTGGCGGTACTGGGTTTCTAAAGCATCACCGTCTTGCGATCGCAGTGCTTCCCAACTGTATTCTGTAGGAATGGTGGAACGTTTGCCCAAAGGTGGGGGAAGTTGGTTTTGTTCTTCCACCATCTTCAGGAACAGCAGATAGGTAAGCTGTTCTACATAGTCACTGTAGCTAACGCCATCATCGCGGAGGACGTTGCAGTAATTCCAGAGTTTTTGAACGATGGTAGAAGATTCGTTAGCCATTGAGTGATGCTACAGGGAGTTTTACTAGTAACGAAGCATTATATATTTTTGAGATGGCGATCGCGGCGAAGACAGTCTCAAATTAATATTCGGTCGCTCACTTCCAGCCTCACCTATTGTCTACCTGACGAACGCATCGCTGCGAAACATCCCAAAGCTTGAGTATATTACAGTCATTAGGTGTATTTTTTCGAGAATGATTGAGAAAGTATAAAATAAAACTTTTTTTGACGGTAGATCATTTTCAATTAAGTAATTAACCCTTAGTTAGCAAGATAGCTCTGTGCTTTCGGAGTATCCTAATGAGTTTCATTAACCTGGATCTGGTTTTCAGCGCAATTACTAGCATCGCCAATCCTTTGATTAAAGAAAAAATTCTGCGTAGTGAGACAGTAATTAAGTTACTCCAGCAATTTAACCTCGATCCAGAGCATCCACCTGCTGATTTTAGTGGTGTTTACGCTTATGCCTTAGTAGAATACGGTGTAGGCAAACCAAAACCATTACTAGAATTATTCCGACAAGAAGCAATTAAACAAGCTTTTCGCACAGCATTAGACCACAATAACCCCTCAATTCTGCTGTCTGAAGTTGATGCTTTTCTCGATGCCTATACATTGGGCGATGATATCAGAGGTTTGGAACTTGATGTTAGGCGAGAGGTAGCTGAATTTGCGACGGTATTTATCGAAGTGGCGAAACGTAGTCGCACACCTGCTGATGTGTTGATGAACCAGAAAATTGGTTCTCTACATAAAAGGATTGCGAGTATCCAAGAACAATTGGAAAGATTGCCGACGTTGGAGGGAATTCGGACAGAAATAGCAAGGTTGGCAGTAAATAATTATCCTGCACTACCCTCAAGTGTCACTGAAAATCAATGTAGAGCGATCGCACTAGCCCAGCAGATGCGAGGATGGTTTGAAACCTTGGGCTATGACTTTGAAAAATATGAAATCTGGGCAGAAGAATATTTTGAATGGATAATTCAGATTCCAGTACGTCGCAGTTATGACCGTGTTCTTATCCGTGGCGTGGCTGGAGAAATTGGACTGAGTGATGTGATGGCGTTGCGTTCCTCAGTTGAGGCGCAAAAAACTGATGAAGGATGGTTAGTAACAACCCGCCGCATTTCCCGTGCTGCAAGGGATGAAGTCAAAAAGGAAGCAAATCGTCATCTTGATTGTTTCACTTTTGACGAACTAATTGACTTGGATGCAGACTTTAATGCCTATCTGGACTGGTTAGAAGCGGAAATCAAACGCCGAAAAATTGATACTAAGTATGTACCCCTTGCTTGTACAAAAGAAGAAATTGACCCGGTGACTAAGCAGCGAATCGGGGTGAGTCGTTATGAAGAAGAAGACGGCTGGATTGATGGCTATATTGACTTGTGGCTTGATGACCCTGCAAAAGAGCATATTTCCATTTTGGGAGAATTTGGTACAGGTAAAACTTGGTTTGTCTTTCACTATGCTTGGACTGCACTGCAACGTTACCGTGATGCCCAAAAACGTGGTGTTGAACGTCCCCGTCTGCCTTTAGTAATTACTTTGCGTGACTTTGCCAAGGCGTTAAATGTAGAAAATGTTTTGGCAGGATTCTTTTTTACCCAACATAATATCCGCATCAACAGCGAAGTTTTTGACCAACTCAACCGCATGGGTAAATTGCTGCTAATTTTCGATGGCTTTGACGAAATGGCAGCAAAAGTTGACCGCCAACAGATGATTAACAACTTCTGGGAACTGGCAAAGGTGGTAGTTCCTGGTGCTAAAGTTATCCTTACTTGTCGTACTGAGCATTTTCCAGAGGCGAAGGAAGGACGCGCTTTACTCAATGCAGAATTGCAGGCTTCAACTAAAAAATTAACTGGTGAAACACCGCAATTTGAAGTCTTGGAATTGGAGAAATTCAACAATGAGCAAATTCGGCAGGTGTTGTCATACCAAGCTGAAGCAGCGACAGTTGAACAAGTAATGGGCAATGGGCAATTATTAGACTTAGCCCGTCGTCCAGTGATGACTGACTTAATCTTGGAAGCATTGCCAGATATTGAGGCGGGTAAACCTGTGGATATGTCACGGGTTTATCTCTATGCAGTGCGGCGCAAGATGGAACGGGATATCAAGGCAGAGCGTACTTTTACTTCTTTAGCAGATAAGCTGTACTTTTTGTGCGAACTTTCTTGGGAAATGCTGTCTAGTGACCAAATGAGCCTGA contains the following coding sequences:
- a CDS encoding type I restriction-modification system subunit M, which encodes MANESSTIVQKLWNYCNVLRDDGVSYSDYVEQLTYLLFLKMVEEQNQLPPPLGKRSTIPTEYSWEALRSQDGDALETQYRHTLENLGKEKGLLGVIFRKSQNKIQDPAKLKRLVELINSETWIGLDIDVKGEIYEGLLQKNAEDVKGGAGQYFTPRALIKAIVEVMQPQPGQRICDPACGTGGFFLVANDTITKNYKLDKAQKQFLKNQTFKGFDVADGVVRLCAMNLYLHGIAGDESPVDAKDSLMADPGDRFELVLTNPPFGKKSSITVFNDDGKADKEKVVYRRDDFWATTSNKQLNFLQHVKTLLQINGKAAVVVPDNVLFEGGAGETIRKKLLHECDVHTLLRLPTGIFYAQGVKANVLFFDRKPASADPWTKKLWIYDFRTNQHFTLKTNPLRYENLQDFIQCFNAQNRQERQETERFRAFSYEELIQRDKVSLDIFWLRDESLEDSDNLPAPDVLALEIAEDLEAALELFQSITENLEAKTVSEV